The following proteins are encoded in a genomic region of Limanda limanda chromosome 22, fLimLim1.1, whole genome shotgun sequence:
- the tmem179ba gene encoding transmembrane protein 179B isoform X1, which produces MESLTALLLLELALYASSFVCGIVAAASATIVQGNFGGLCMLYGLVNYNATAGLIGIQSSSSPSLCYFVSAISVMVAVVCFSLSLYWVYTLCIDGDFRRERMWMNMVVGVCGVFLFFLLITGCILKIGRDSLCNSVLQVVPNITSCEEAQTRTWATPLRAGKFYNSLYKAETAVWVNFFFWLIIGILVFIQRRHSPGAKVLVGGFGGPSGGLFGDPGVTAAETEPFFNRPPQPQ; this is translated from the exons ATGGAGTCGCTGacggcgctgctgctgctggagctcgCTCTCTACGCCAGCTCCTTCGTGTGCGGGATCGTGGCCGCCGCCTCCGCCACCATCGTGCAG GGTAACTTCGGAGGTCTGTGCATGCTGTACGGACTGGTCAACTACAATGCGACGGCCGGCCTCATCGGGATCCAGTCGTCCAGCTCCCCCTCTCTGTGCTACTTTGTGTCGGCCATCTCGGTGATGGTGGCAGTGGTGTgcttctccctgtctctgtacTGGGTGTACACCCTCTGCATCGACGGGGACTTCAGGAG ggAGCGAATGTGGATGAACATGGTTGTGGGTGTGTGCGGcgttttcctcttcttcctgctcatcACGGGCTGCATTCTGAAGATCGGACGGGACTCGCTCTGCAACTCGGTGCTACAAGTCGTTCCCAACATTACCAG TTGTGAGGAGGCTCAGACTAGAACCTGGGCGACTCCTCTGAGAGCAGGAAAGTTCTACAACAGTCTGTACAAGGCTGAg ACAGCGGTGTGGGtcaacttcttcttctggctCATCATCGGGATCCTGGTCTTCATTCAGCGGCGCCACAGCCCTGGGGCGAAGGTGCTCGTGGGGGGGTTCGGCGGGCCGTCCGGTGGGCTCTTTGGCGACCCGGGGGTGACTGCTGCGGAGACCGAGCCCTTTTTCAACCGACCCCCGCAGCCACAGTGA
- the tmem179ba gene encoding transmembrane protein 179B isoform X2, producing MLYGLVNYNATAGLIGIQSSSSPSLCYFVSAISVMVAVVCFSLSLYWVYTLCIDGDFRRERMWMNMVVGVCGVFLFFLLITGCILKIGRDSLCNSVLQVVPNITSCEEAQTRTWATPLRAGKFYNSLYKAETAVWVNFFFWLIIGILVFIQRRHSPGAKVLVGGFGGPSGGLFGDPGVTAAETEPFFNRPPQPQ from the exons ATGCTGTACGGACTGGTCAACTACAATGCGACGGCCGGCCTCATCGGGATCCAGTCGTCCAGCTCCCCCTCTCTGTGCTACTTTGTGTCGGCCATCTCGGTGATGGTGGCAGTGGTGTgcttctccctgtctctgtacTGGGTGTACACCCTCTGCATCGACGGGGACTTCAGGAG ggAGCGAATGTGGATGAACATGGTTGTGGGTGTGTGCGGcgttttcctcttcttcctgctcatcACGGGCTGCATTCTGAAGATCGGACGGGACTCGCTCTGCAACTCGGTGCTACAAGTCGTTCCCAACATTACCAG TTGTGAGGAGGCTCAGACTAGAACCTGGGCGACTCCTCTGAGAGCAGGAAAGTTCTACAACAGTCTGTACAAGGCTGAg ACAGCGGTGTGGGtcaacttcttcttctggctCATCATCGGGATCCTGGTCTTCATTCAGCGGCGCCACAGCCCTGGGGCGAAGGTGCTCGTGGGGGGGTTCGGCGGGCCGTCCGGTGGGCTCTTTGGCGACCCGGGGGTGACTGCTGCGGAGACCGAGCCCTTTTTCAACCGACCCCCGCAGCCACAGTGA
- the brms1 gene encoding breast cancer metastasis-suppressor 1 isoform X2: protein MPAQPPVREPEEEMEAEGESQLPEANGEVEEPRENEGRGGREETMEESMEERESDLDESEEEEEMDEEEEESSEMDDEDCQRRKGECLDEMYDLEKLFQDVKDKLFRERQSQVKVKLDELLTGKAGEYREPLAALQNSMQIRTQVAGVYRELCLQVIQHKHECEVQGARQHLESERSLLFDAMKTELLEKIRRLDEDRENTDLTSEWSDETRGKKCKRKNLPGRLERKKKVALVSGPFIVYMLSDIDILEDWAAIKKAKAALLPLKKKTEKR from the exons ATGCCCGCACAGCCCCCTGTGAGGGAGCccgaggaggagatggaggcggAAGGAGAGTCACAGCTCCCCGAGGCCAacggagaggtggaggagccgAGAGAAAAcgaagggagaggaggcagagaggagaccaTGGAGGAGAGcatggaagagagggagagcgaccTGGAcgagagtgaggaggaagaggagatggatgaggaagaagaggagagttCAG AGATGGACGATGAAGACTGCCAGCGGAGGAAGGGGGAGTGTCTAGACGAGATGTACGATCTTGAAAAACTATTTCAGGATGTGAAAGATAA GTTGTTTCGGGAGCGGCAGAGCCAGGTGAAAGTGAAGCTGGACGAGCTGCTGACAGGGAAGGCTGGAGAATACAGAGAACCGCTGGCGGCGCTGCAGAACAGCATGCAGATCCGAACACAGGTGGCCG GAGTGTACAGGGAGTTGTGTCTGCAGGTGATCCAACACAAGCACGAGTGTGAAGTGCAAGGAGCACGGCAGCACCTGGAG AGCGAGAGGTCGCTGCTGTTCGATGCCATGAAGACCGAGCTGCTGGAAAAGATCCGGAGACTGGACGAGGACAGAGAGAATACAGACCTCACCTCGG AGTGGAGCGATGAGACGAGGGGCAAGAAGTGTAAAAGAAAGAATCTGCCGGGTcgcctggagagaaagaagaaagtagCTCTGGTTTCag GACCTTTCATCGTCTACATGTTGAGCGACATCGACATCCTCGAAGACTGGGCCGCTATAAAGAAG gcaAAAGCAGCACTGTTGCcgctgaaaaagaaaactgaaa AGCGGTGA
- the prox3 gene encoding prospero homeobox 3 isoform X2, whose protein sequence is MDSPTDLFGDSASQLHAFTPTLSSTDLSGVHPQPSAGRPPPAFRPPGFPIIHHHHQPGGASRRSGAQLNARHPEGRDLEEGGGDRNAQVEQGSEGGEEGVLEGEESLSEVKKRHSDAVLAAEWSQDVLKVKRMKLESRQRDGEADGEADEGGRRRAGGREGRRREREELKEQLDEARERLQLLQEKVWRAFGEKHMADEETKGRRSNGNRGAADGEVVMMEEEEEDITEGMYDEEDIDDGETEKESFSLLSVSPFENFHPQKRREERPKESERRMERGRGGLHLEGLMEGAGLWLDCGGLVRGDWDGGMEEEGEEGGQKFAQALKLELGSAVARVIDRVLRLYTETTDFPPSSPPAAISFLPSDLGNDGGRERGVWMGLLTRGRGEEKTRGKEEKVGGQDGEREKQLQKMRNGGGVGGPVHRAEPSDLTMPLAAQRSPDMRKSHPLLGPPLSSHLNPSHPNLSLHHHPSLPRPPPLSHPPLLPPTSQPKDPSSHPTSSSSSTSSSSFPAPHPPPPPPPPPPPPLPLPLLHYSMQQLFSRALHHSQLPHMPPPRKDYLNADPFLEFSSHPASHPSFPPLSLLGHLDPALARHAHGGRERGMRGDGGMRGGGGMDGGELYMSAGGTQEGLSPCHLKKAKLMFFYARYPSSNTLKTYFPDVKFNRCVTSQMIKWFSNFREFFYIQMERFARQAVRDALTRDGAPRLSRETQMRVGRDTELYRILNMHYNKSNIYQVPERFIEVAEVALREFYSAIWTGRDSDPCWKKGIYKIICKLDSPVPDAFRLPGCPVG, encoded by the exons aTGGATTCACCCACAGATCTTTTCGGCGACTCCGCTTCCCAGTTACACGCCTTCACTCCCACTCTCAGCTCCACGGACCTCTCTGGAGTCCACCCCCAGCCCAGTGCAGGTCGCCCTCCTCCGGCCTTCAGACCTCCCGGCTTCCCCAtcatccaccaccaccatcagccCGGGGGAGCATCCAGGAGGAGTGGAGCACAGCTCAACGCAAGACACCCTGAAGGCCGAGATttggaggaaggtggaggagacaggaacGCACAGGTGGAGCAggggagtgaaggaggagaggaaggggttctggagggagaggagagcttgtcggaggtgaagaagaggcaCAGTGACGCCGTCCTCGCAGCAGAGTGGAGCCAGGACGTCTTGAAGGTGAAGAGGATGAAACTGGAGAGTCGTCAGAGGGACGGAGAGGCCGACGGAGAGGCCGACGAGGGAGGCAGGAGACGTGCGGGAGGCCGGGAggggaggagacgagagagggaAGAGCTGAAAGAACAGCTGGATGAGGCGAGAGAGAgactgcagctcctgcaggagaaagTATGGAGGGCTTTTGGGGAAAAGCACATGGCAGATGAGGAGACAAAAGGGAGGCGCAGTAatggaaacagaggagcagcGGATGGAGaggtggtgatgatggaggaggaggaggaggacatcacAGAAGGCATGTACGACGAGGAGGACATTGACGACGGAGAGACGGAAAAGGAGTCTTTCTCGCTTCTCTCCGTTTCCCCTTTTGAAAACTTCCACCCCCAGAagcggagagaggagaggcccaaggagagcgagaggaggatggagagaggcagGGGAGGACTGCACCTGGAGGGCCTGATGGAGGGAGCGGGGTTGTGGTTGGACTGTGGAGGACTGGTGAGAGGAGACTGGGATggggggatggaggaggagggtgaggagggcgGGCAGAAGTTCGCCCAGGcgctgaagctggagctgggCAGCGCTGTGGCCCGAGTCATCGACCGGGTCCTCCGCCTCTACACCGAGACCACCgacttccctccttcctctccgcCCGCCGCCATCTCCTTCCTCCCGTCCGATCTAGGCAacgacggagggagggagaggggcgTGTGGATGGGACTGCtgacgagaggaagaggggaggagaagaccAGGGgcaaggaggagaaggtgggagGGCAggacggagaaagagagaagcagcTCCAGAAGATGAGGAACGGGGGGGGCGTCGGGGGGCCGGTGCACCGGGCCGAGCCGTCGGACCTGACGATGCCATTGGCTGCCCAGCGTTCACCCGACATGCGGAAGTCTCACCCGCTCCTGGGCCCGCCCCTCTCCTcccacctgaatccctctcacccaaacctctccctccatcatcaCCCGTCACTACCtcgccctcctcccctctctcaccctcccctcTTGCCTCCAACGTCGCAGCCCAAGGACCCCTCCTCCCATCccacctcatcctcctcctcgacctcctcctcttcctttcccgcgcctcaccctcctcctcctcctcctccacctcctcctccccctctccccctcccgcTGTTGCACTACTCCATGCAGCAGCTCTTCTCCCGCGCCCTCCACCACTCGCAGCTCCCCCACATGCCGCCGCCCCGGAAGGACTACCTGAACGCCGACCCCTTCCTGGAGTTCTCGTCCCACCCGGCGTCCCACCCCTCCTTCCCGCCGCTCTCCCTGCTCGGCCACCTGGACCCCGCCCTCGCCCGGCACGCCCACGGGGGCAGGGAGAGGGGGATGAGAGGGGACGGGGGGATGAGAGGAGGCGGAGGGATGGACGGAGGGGAACTTTACATGAGCGCTGGGGGA ACCCAGGAGGGTTTGTCTCCCTGTCATCTGAAGAAGGCCAAGCTCATGTTCTTCTACGCTCGTTATCCCAGCTCCAACACCCTCAAGACGTACTTCCCTgatgtgaag TTCAACCGCTGTGTGACCTCCCAGATGATTAAATGGTTCAGTAACTTCAGGGAGTTCTTCTACATCCAGATGGAGCGCTTCGCACGACAGGCTGTCCGCGACGCTCTCACCCG GGATGGAGCACCTCGTCTGAGCAGAGAGACTCAGATGCGAGTGGGCCGCGACACGGAGCTGTACCGCATCCTCAACATGCACTACAACAAAAGTAACATCTACCAG GTCCCTGAGAGGTTCATCGAAGTAGCGGAAGTTGCTCTGAGGGAGTTCTACTCAGCCATTTGGACTGGAAGGGACAGCGACCCCTGCTGGAAGAAAGGGATTTATAAAATCATCTGTAAACTCGACAGTCCCGTGCCGGACGCCTTCAGACTGCCCGGCTGCCCTGTCGGCTGA
- the brms1 gene encoding breast cancer metastasis-suppressor 1 isoform X1, protein MPAQPPVREPEEEMEAEGESQLPEANGEVEEPRENEGRGGREETMEESMEERESDLDESEEEEEMDEEEEESSEMDDEDCQRRKGECLDEMYDLEKLFQDVKDKLFRERQSQVKVKLDELLTGKAGEYREPLAALQNSMQIRTQVAGVYRELCLQVIQHKHECEVQGARQHLESERSLLFDAMKTELLEKIRRLDEDRENTDLTSEWSDETRGKKCKRKNLPGRLERKKKVALVSGPFIVYMLSDIDILEDWAAIKKAKAALLPLKKKTEICLSER, encoded by the exons ATGCCCGCACAGCCCCCTGTGAGGGAGCccgaggaggagatggaggcggAAGGAGAGTCACAGCTCCCCGAGGCCAacggagaggtggaggagccgAGAGAAAAcgaagggagaggaggcagagaggagaccaTGGAGGAGAGcatggaagagagggagagcgaccTGGAcgagagtgaggaggaagaggagatggatgaggaagaagaggagagttCAG AGATGGACGATGAAGACTGCCAGCGGAGGAAGGGGGAGTGTCTAGACGAGATGTACGATCTTGAAAAACTATTTCAGGATGTGAAAGATAA GTTGTTTCGGGAGCGGCAGAGCCAGGTGAAAGTGAAGCTGGACGAGCTGCTGACAGGGAAGGCTGGAGAATACAGAGAACCGCTGGCGGCGCTGCAGAACAGCATGCAGATCCGAACACAGGTGGCCG GAGTGTACAGGGAGTTGTGTCTGCAGGTGATCCAACACAAGCACGAGTGTGAAGTGCAAGGAGCACGGCAGCACCTGGAG AGCGAGAGGTCGCTGCTGTTCGATGCCATGAAGACCGAGCTGCTGGAAAAGATCCGGAGACTGGACGAGGACAGAGAGAATACAGACCTCACCTCGG AGTGGAGCGATGAGACGAGGGGCAAGAAGTGTAAAAGAAAGAATCTGCCGGGTcgcctggagagaaagaagaaagtagCTCTGGTTTCag GACCTTTCATCGTCTACATGTTGAGCGACATCGACATCCTCGAAGACTGGGCCGCTATAAAGAAG gcaAAAGCAGCACTGTTGCcgctgaaaaagaaaactgaaa TTTGTCTTTCAGAGCGGTGA
- the brms1 gene encoding breast cancer metastasis-suppressor 1 isoform X3 — MPAQPPVREPEEEMEAEGESQLPEANGEVEEPRENEGRGGREETMEESMEERESDLDESEEEEEMDEEEEESSEMDDEDCQRRKGECLDEMYDLEKLFQDVKDKLFRERQSQVKVKLDELLTGKAGEYREPLAALQNSMQIRTQVAGVYRELCLQVIQHKHECEVQGARQHLESERSLLFDAMKTELLEKIRRLDEDRENTDLTSEWSDETRGKKCKRKNLPGRLERKKKVALVSGPFIVYMLSDIDILEDWAAIKKSGDDTRVPVAKTPN; from the exons ATGCCCGCACAGCCCCCTGTGAGGGAGCccgaggaggagatggaggcggAAGGAGAGTCACAGCTCCCCGAGGCCAacggagaggtggaggagccgAGAGAAAAcgaagggagaggaggcagagaggagaccaTGGAGGAGAGcatggaagagagggagagcgaccTGGAcgagagtgaggaggaagaggagatggatgaggaagaagaggagagttCAG AGATGGACGATGAAGACTGCCAGCGGAGGAAGGGGGAGTGTCTAGACGAGATGTACGATCTTGAAAAACTATTTCAGGATGTGAAAGATAA GTTGTTTCGGGAGCGGCAGAGCCAGGTGAAAGTGAAGCTGGACGAGCTGCTGACAGGGAAGGCTGGAGAATACAGAGAACCGCTGGCGGCGCTGCAGAACAGCATGCAGATCCGAACACAGGTGGCCG GAGTGTACAGGGAGTTGTGTCTGCAGGTGATCCAACACAAGCACGAGTGTGAAGTGCAAGGAGCACGGCAGCACCTGGAG AGCGAGAGGTCGCTGCTGTTCGATGCCATGAAGACCGAGCTGCTGGAAAAGATCCGGAGACTGGACGAGGACAGAGAGAATACAGACCTCACCTCGG AGTGGAGCGATGAGACGAGGGGCAAGAAGTGTAAAAGAAAGAATCTGCCGGGTcgcctggagagaaagaagaaagtagCTCTGGTTTCag GACCTTTCATCGTCTACATGTTGAGCGACATCGACATCCTCGAAGACTGGGCCGCTATAAAGAAG AGCGGTGATGACACGAGGGTCCCAGTGGCAAAGACACCAAACTGA
- the prox3 gene encoding prospero homeobox 3 isoform X1 produces MDSPTDLFGDSASQLHAFTPTLSSTDLSGVHPQPSAGRPPPAFRPPGFPIIHHHHQPGGASRRSGAQLNARHPEGRDLEEGGGDRNAQVEQGSEGGEEGVLEGEESLSEVKKRHSDAVLAAEWSQDVLKVKRMKLESRQRDGEADGEADEGGRRRAGGREGRRREREELKEQLDEARERLQLLQEKVWRAFGEKHMADEETKGRRSNGNRGAADGEVVMMEEEEEDITEGMYDEEDIDDGETEKESFSLLSVSPFENFHPQKRREERPKESERRMERGRGGLHLEGLMEGAGLWLDCGGLVRGDWDGGMEEEGEEGGQKFAQALKLELGSAVARVIDRVLRLYTETTDFPPSSPPAAISFLPSDLGNDGGRERGVWMGLLTRGRGEEKTRGKEEKVGGQDGEREKQLQKMRNGGGVGGPVHRAEPSDLTMPLAAQRSPDMRKSHPLLGPPLSSHLNPSHPNLSLHHHPSLPRPPPLSHPPLLPPTSQPKDPSSHPTSSSSSTSSSSFPAPHPPPPPPPPPPPPLPLPLLHYSMQQLFSRALHHSQLPHMPPPRKDYLNADPFLEFSSHPASHPSFPPLSLLGHLDPALARHAHGGRERGMRGDGGMRGGGGMDGGELYMSAGGVYTQEGLSPCHLKKAKLMFFYARYPSSNTLKTYFPDVKFNRCVTSQMIKWFSNFREFFYIQMERFARQAVRDALTRDGAPRLSRETQMRVGRDTELYRILNMHYNKSNIYQVPERFIEVAEVALREFYSAIWTGRDSDPCWKKGIYKIICKLDSPVPDAFRLPGCPVG; encoded by the exons aTGGATTCACCCACAGATCTTTTCGGCGACTCCGCTTCCCAGTTACACGCCTTCACTCCCACTCTCAGCTCCACGGACCTCTCTGGAGTCCACCCCCAGCCCAGTGCAGGTCGCCCTCCTCCGGCCTTCAGACCTCCCGGCTTCCCCAtcatccaccaccaccatcagccCGGGGGAGCATCCAGGAGGAGTGGAGCACAGCTCAACGCAAGACACCCTGAAGGCCGAGATttggaggaaggtggaggagacaggaacGCACAGGTGGAGCAggggagtgaaggaggagaggaaggggttctggagggagaggagagcttgtcggaggtgaagaagaggcaCAGTGACGCCGTCCTCGCAGCAGAGTGGAGCCAGGACGTCTTGAAGGTGAAGAGGATGAAACTGGAGAGTCGTCAGAGGGACGGAGAGGCCGACGGAGAGGCCGACGAGGGAGGCAGGAGACGTGCGGGAGGCCGGGAggggaggagacgagagagggaAGAGCTGAAAGAACAGCTGGATGAGGCGAGAGAGAgactgcagctcctgcaggagaaagTATGGAGGGCTTTTGGGGAAAAGCACATGGCAGATGAGGAGACAAAAGGGAGGCGCAGTAatggaaacagaggagcagcGGATGGAGaggtggtgatgatggaggaggaggaggaggacatcacAGAAGGCATGTACGACGAGGAGGACATTGACGACGGAGAGACGGAAAAGGAGTCTTTCTCGCTTCTCTCCGTTTCCCCTTTTGAAAACTTCCACCCCCAGAagcggagagaggagaggcccaaggagagcgagaggaggatggagagaggcagGGGAGGACTGCACCTGGAGGGCCTGATGGAGGGAGCGGGGTTGTGGTTGGACTGTGGAGGACTGGTGAGAGGAGACTGGGATggggggatggaggaggagggtgaggagggcgGGCAGAAGTTCGCCCAGGcgctgaagctggagctgggCAGCGCTGTGGCCCGAGTCATCGACCGGGTCCTCCGCCTCTACACCGAGACCACCgacttccctccttcctctccgcCCGCCGCCATCTCCTTCCTCCCGTCCGATCTAGGCAacgacggagggagggagaggggcgTGTGGATGGGACTGCtgacgagaggaagaggggaggagaagaccAGGGgcaaggaggagaaggtgggagGGCAggacggagaaagagagaagcagcTCCAGAAGATGAGGAACGGGGGGGGCGTCGGGGGGCCGGTGCACCGGGCCGAGCCGTCGGACCTGACGATGCCATTGGCTGCCCAGCGTTCACCCGACATGCGGAAGTCTCACCCGCTCCTGGGCCCGCCCCTCTCCTcccacctgaatccctctcacccaaacctctccctccatcatcaCCCGTCACTACCtcgccctcctcccctctctcaccctcccctcTTGCCTCCAACGTCGCAGCCCAAGGACCCCTCCTCCCATCccacctcatcctcctcctcgacctcctcctcttcctttcccgcgcctcaccctcctcctcctcctcctccacctcctcctccccctctccccctcccgcTGTTGCACTACTCCATGCAGCAGCTCTTCTCCCGCGCCCTCCACCACTCGCAGCTCCCCCACATGCCGCCGCCCCGGAAGGACTACCTGAACGCCGACCCCTTCCTGGAGTTCTCGTCCCACCCGGCGTCCCACCCCTCCTTCCCGCCGCTCTCCCTGCTCGGCCACCTGGACCCCGCCCTCGCCCGGCACGCCCACGGGGGCAGGGAGAGGGGGATGAGAGGGGACGGGGGGATGAGAGGAGGCGGAGGGATGGACGGAGGGGAACTTTACATGAGCGCTGGGGGA GTATACACCCAGGAGGGTTTGTCTCCCTGTCATCTGAAGAAGGCCAAGCTCATGTTCTTCTACGCTCGTTATCCCAGCTCCAACACCCTCAAGACGTACTTCCCTgatgtgaag TTCAACCGCTGTGTGACCTCCCAGATGATTAAATGGTTCAGTAACTTCAGGGAGTTCTTCTACATCCAGATGGAGCGCTTCGCACGACAGGCTGTCCGCGACGCTCTCACCCG GGATGGAGCACCTCGTCTGAGCAGAGAGACTCAGATGCGAGTGGGCCGCGACACGGAGCTGTACCGCATCCTCAACATGCACTACAACAAAAGTAACATCTACCAG GTCCCTGAGAGGTTCATCGAAGTAGCGGAAGTTGCTCTGAGGGAGTTCTACTCAGCCATTTGGACTGGAAGGGACAGCGACCCCTGCTGGAAGAAAGGGATTTATAAAATCATCTGTAAACTCGACAGTCCCGTGCCGGACGCCTTCAGACTGCCCGGCTGCCCTGTCGGCTGA